CGACAGCAGCGGTGTTGAAATCTTCTTCGATGGTGCAATAAGTGATAAACTGTGCATTGTTATTCTGTAACAGGACATGAACATGGTTAGAATACAGTGCGATAATGACTGCATTTAcgaaggcagcccaattctgatatttttcccgtctgtctgtgtgtgcgcatgcCTTTACCACATTGATAGAGTTTGTTAAGGCGTGTTATGTCCAGGGGGCTCAGGTGATTTCTCTGTCCAATCTGGACTCCACTCTTCGTGGCGTCAATAGTGGGGTTCCGGTTTGATGAGAAGTAGTATCTGCCAGGAGAAACCCAACAATGGGGGATTAGAGGACTTGCTACTTTAACACAAGAACTGCGCCacaatgccaccctattcccaatatagtgcacatAGTTTGACAAGAgcccaggtaaaaaaaaaaaagtgacgtAAAGAGGGAACCATTTGGTACGCACAGGGAAATGTTACTGGAGCTGGATACCGTACACAGTCACAGTAAAACTAATATTTACTCATTGCTAGCAGTTTAAAAACAAGGTGAGTAAAATTAGGACTTTAGTGGGAATAAGGAGGAGAGTAGTGTGACTGACGTTCCGTAGTGCATTATGGAGTCGTAGTCATAGGGCAGGTCCTGAGTGTCTCCTTTCTTCACCTTAAAGTTCTCTTGTTTTCCTGGAAGTTAAAAGAGTTACAAGAGGCAGATGTGACTGGTGGACACTGCTGGGTGTGAATGTGATATAGGTGAATGAAAATGGAAATGTATACAAGTTGAGATGGAAAAACCATTAAGTTGAACCTCTAGCAGGAGGAAACTCTACATGATTCAAGGCATGAATATTTCATCTTACCTAATGAAACCCATTGCGGGTGGTAATGTAACAAAACTGCCCTCAAAACGAGCTTACATGTTATCCCAGGATACCCATTACGGGTGGCAACTGTAAAAGGTATATTTTACACCAGGATAGGTGGTAACTGTAGATGACAATGTAGAGTTATTCGCGTCAGGCAAATTTAGCGAACAAGGTTGCTGCAATCATGCCGGAAGAAATTCACAGGAGTTAACGAATTCAGTTCAATTCTACATAATTGGAAATTAGTCTATGAAATACATAGTATTGGTCTCAAACTGAAGAACACTGATGGTTACTGGTGTAAGATTCTCTGGTGTTTACATAACTGGTACTGTGAGATTAGGATATCAGGATTCAAGGTTGCTATGATGTTAGGACATCGGGACCTGCTTAGACAAAGCAATTTCAACAGTAGAGGAAAGGGTTGCAATGTATGGGGAAATGAATGGCTGCAGTATTTCCGTTATAATAAGTACATGATAAATGGAACATTAAGGCATAAATGTATGAAAGACTATTCTTATTTTAAACTAATGTTGTTCTGTCCTTGTGGTGCACTGTCTATTCATGCCATGTAGTGTTTCATGGTGTGTggagcccaggaagagtagctgctgcttatgtaacagtataactttagaccgtcccctcgcccatacccgggcgcgaaccagggaccctctgcacacatcaacaactgacacccacgaagcatcgttacccatcgctccacaaaagccacggcccttgcagagcaaggggaaccactacttcaaggtctcagagcaagtggcgtcaccgattgaaatgctatttagcgcacaccaccgctaactaagctagccgtttcacatccgttacacttagGCAGTAcctaataaaatattaaatgtcAATAGTTAGTTATTCTGTACGGTCTTCACTCCAGACCACAAAAAGCTGAATCAGGTATGTTAGTGTTGGGCTAGTACTAAAGCCTACACACTGCAGCTCTTCAGGGGACAAATTGACCAGCCCTGCCCCTGATCCACATGTAATGCCCGTGAGGTGGTTTAGTATGTTGTGTTGGTGTGAGTAACCTGGGACCACGTTGTCCCACTGTATGGTGACGTATTGGTCACGGTCTGGCCGTGTGTGCTCGTGGTGCAGGCCCAGGGCATGCATCAGCTCATGGCACAGGTTCCCCACGTTACAGGCTCTACCGAAGTACAGAGACTGGGCCCCGCCTTGAAAACCTACATACGACGCACAGCTAGAGTTAAGTGAAGAAAGAGAAaggtgagagaaggaggagaaagaggggatatgacaggaagagagaaaaataaaggaTTGAACACAGGAAAAAGGAGAGGTTGTGAGTTAACTGTAAACTGCTGGGAAGGAGAGAATGTGTTAATGTGCCCACTTTGGACTCACCCTGTCCCAGAGATGATGTCTATGTAGTTAATCTCATTGGTGTATTCGTGGAAGAGGATACACGTCTGGTCTGAAATCATCTTGAACGCTGCTAGTATAGTTACCTTTCTGTCCACTGTGTGGATCAGAGACAATCTACCATTAGACGGTGCATATCATTCTCACTGTATTAGAAAACATCTAGTGTTAGTGTTCATCTCTCCTACTGTATTCGACACTCACCCAGATAATCGTTGACCTTGTAGGGGATAGAAGTGACGCCATCTTTCTCAGGCCAAAGTGACTTCACAGCTAATCGGTCTTCCTGTAGGACAAAACACCTAATCTTAAATCCAGCTGTCGCGAGACAGCAAAGGCCTCCGATTAATTCAATTGTTATTTCTGCGTTTCCCCTATGAATGTTTTTAAATTCTAAAATGGTAAAACTATTTCAGTATtaacttaaatgactaaaaccagacCAAGTATGTAGAAATAAAGGAGCAATATACAGTgtactttccatgacagactgaccaggtgaatgctatgatccttACAGAGGTCACCTGTTCAGTGTATATGAAGAGACCGGTTAAAGGAGGATTGTTAAGCCTTGCGACATGGATCATGTAtatatgccattcagagggtgaataggcaggacaaaatattgaagtaccTTTGATCAGGGTATGGTGGGTACAAGGCTCACcagttgagtgtgtcaagaactgcaatgttgCTGGGTATTTCACACCCAGTTTCCAGTGTGTGTGAAGAATGGTCCagcacccaaagaacatccagccaatgGCAGTCCAGTGGTCGAAAATGGGTGACACGAATTGTGCAGAACAACAGACGGGCTACAGTTATATTCAATTGACCGTCCAGTAAAACATTCGTGCCCAAAGAATGCTCAACTCGTAGAATCTTGACACAAATGGGGTATGGCAGCCGACAACCTTACAGAGTACCACTTCTTTCAGCAAAAAACATGTTGCAGTGGACTAAGGAAACACTGCACACAGGAGATTTGGAAAAacgtctggtctgatgaatcccgttttttttgttgcaatttcACGCTGATGGGAGGACTAGGGTATGAAGAAAACCACATGCAGCCATCATGATGTTTGTCAACATTGCAGGctagagagtggcagtggtggaGTGATGCTGTGGGGTGCCTTTTCATGGCACACGTTGGATAAAAGTTGCACAACgtttgaatgtctgaacattATTGAAAATCAGGTGCATCCcttcatggcagcagtgtatccatCTGAATTTAttttttcagcaggataatgcccCAAGCCACAAGGCTAGGAttgtccaggaatggttccacaaaaatgacagtgaattcagcttagtgcagtggcctgcccagtcaccagatctcaatccaattaagcatctgtgggatga
This window of the Oncorhynchus clarkii lewisi isolate Uvic-CL-2024 unplaced genomic scaffold, UVic_Ocla_1.0 unplaced_contig_7948_pilon_pilon, whole genome shotgun sequence genome carries:
- the LOC139401533 gene encoding high choriolytic enzyme 1-like, whose translation is MISDQTCILFHEYTNEINYIDIISGTGCASYVGFQGGAQSLYFGRACNVGNLCHELMHALGLHHEHTRPDRDQYVTIQWDNVVPGKQENFKVKKGDTQDLPYDYDSIMHYGTYYFSSNRNPTIDATKSGVQIGQRNHLSPLDITRLNKLYQCE